One Cellulomonas soli DNA window includes the following coding sequences:
- a CDS encoding response regulator transcription factor, with the protein MADLLLLTPASGGSAQVLPALGLLSHRVRVLPVEPSALVDAPDADIVVLDARRDLVTARTTCRLLRATGLMVPLVLVLTEGGLTVVTAEWGADDIVLENATPAEVETRFRLVMERSAAAGYDDAPQEISSGELTIDAGGYTARLRGRPLDLTYKEFELLKYLVQHPGRVFTRAQLLQEVWGYDYYGGTRTVDVHVRRLRAKLGPEHEQLIGTVRNVGYRFDPPKERRAAAEEITADAS; encoded by the coding sequence GTGGCAGATCTTCTGCTCCTCACTCCGGCGTCCGGGGGCTCTGCGCAGGTGCTCCCGGCACTCGGTCTGCTGTCCCACCGAGTCCGGGTCCTTCCTGTCGAACCGTCGGCTCTCGTCGATGCCCCGGACGCGGACATCGTCGTGCTCGACGCACGACGCGACCTCGTCACGGCACGGACCACGTGCCGGCTCCTGCGCGCCACCGGCCTGATGGTCCCGCTGGTGCTCGTGCTCACCGAGGGCGGCCTCACGGTCGTCACCGCGGAGTGGGGCGCCGACGACATCGTGCTGGAGAACGCCACGCCCGCCGAGGTCGAGACCCGGTTCCGGCTCGTCATGGAGCGGTCCGCGGCGGCCGGCTACGACGACGCCCCGCAGGAGATCTCGTCCGGCGAGCTGACGATCGACGCCGGCGGCTACACGGCCCGGCTGCGCGGCCGCCCGCTCGACCTCACGTACAAGGAGTTCGAGCTCCTCAAGTACCTCGTGCAGCACCCGGGCCGCGTGTTCACGCGCGCCCAGCTGCTGCAGGAGGTCTGGGGCTACGACTACTACGGGGGCACCCGCACGGTGGACGTGCACGTGCGTCGCCTGCGCGCCAAGCTCGGCCCCGAGCACGAGCAGCTCATCGGCACGGTGCGCAACGTCGGCTACCGGTTCGACCCGCCGAAGGAGCGTCGCGCGGCCGCCGAGGAGATCACGGCCGACGCGTCCTGA
- a CDS encoding thioredoxin family protein, producing MLVRVLVVLAVLAAAAVLGLWWRARNGRFTAVDPQVLAAAHVTQAQAVEHATATTVAHERLAPAELGVELGARATFVQFSSEVCSPCRRTHHVLTELVAEHDDLVHVDLDVTEHLDLVRRFGVMRTPTTLVLDGHGAVVGRMSGGSDRRHALAALDAVPAAPAVGGECPDGCPGGATAR from the coding sequence GTGCTCGTCCGGGTGCTCGTCGTCCTCGCGGTCCTCGCGGCAGCTGCCGTGCTGGGCCTGTGGTGGCGTGCGCGCAACGGACGGTTCACCGCGGTCGACCCGCAGGTGCTCGCCGCCGCGCACGTGACGCAGGCGCAGGCCGTCGAGCACGCCACGGCCACGACGGTCGCCCACGAGCGGCTCGCCCCGGCCGAGCTGGGCGTCGAGCTCGGCGCCCGGGCCACGTTCGTGCAGTTCTCGTCCGAGGTGTGCAGCCCGTGCCGGCGCACGCACCACGTGCTCACCGAGCTCGTCGCCGAGCACGACGACCTGGTGCACGTCGACCTGGACGTCACCGAGCACCTCGACCTCGTGCGCCGCTTCGGCGTGATGCGCACGCCCACGACGCTCGTGCTCGACGGCCATGGTGCCGTCGTCGGCCGCATGTCCGGCGGGAGCGACCGCCGGCACGCCCTCGCGGCGCTCGACGCCGTCCCTGCTGCGCCTGCTGTGGGCGGCGAGTGTCCGGACGGCTGTCCCGGCGGGGCCACCGCCCGCTGA
- the nhaA gene encoding Na+/H+ antiporter NhaA — MVTRDPHAPTPPPTPAPAVRRLFAALSPGAERNLLDTLRGERTGGILLLAGALAALVWANVAGDSYVAVRDTVVGPAALHLDLTVGQWATDGLLAVFFFVIGLELKREIVVGELHDVRTAVVPAVAAVGGMLVPAGLYLAVNLTADGGAPGGWAVPTATDIAFAVAVLALVGRNLPSALRAFLLTLAVVDDLLAIVVIAAFYSDQVAFGWLAASFACVAVFALVLRRGWTSPWLLLPLALAAWAFMHTSGVHATIAGVLLGFAVPASPGSTQRALRLPAPPEDSLAERFEHRWRPVSAGFAVPVFALFAAGVPLSATVVGETFTDPAAQGVALGLVLGKPLGIVAATWLVATFTRATLAGGLGWGDVLGVGLLGGIGFTVSLLVGELAFGSGTTHEHVVVAILFSSAAAAAAGSVALAARGRRHARATSPGDLSAADG; from the coding sequence ATGGTGACCCGCGACCCGCATGCACCGACCCCGCCGCCCACCCCTGCGCCGGCCGTGCGCCGGCTGTTCGCCGCCCTCAGCCCCGGCGCCGAGCGCAACCTGCTCGACACGCTCCGCGGGGAGCGGACCGGCGGGATCCTCCTGCTGGCCGGGGCGCTCGCCGCTCTCGTGTGGGCGAATGTGGCGGGCGACTCGTACGTCGCCGTCCGTGACACGGTCGTCGGTCCGGCGGCCCTGCACCTCGACCTGACGGTCGGGCAATGGGCCACCGACGGCCTGCTGGCGGTCTTCTTCTTCGTCATCGGGCTCGAGCTCAAGCGCGAGATCGTCGTGGGCGAGCTGCACGACGTGCGCACGGCGGTCGTACCGGCCGTCGCTGCGGTCGGCGGCATGCTCGTGCCCGCAGGCCTGTACCTCGCGGTGAACCTCACGGCCGACGGCGGGGCGCCCGGAGGCTGGGCGGTGCCGACGGCGACCGACATCGCGTTCGCGGTGGCCGTGCTCGCCCTCGTGGGGCGGAACCTGCCGTCGGCGCTGCGCGCGTTCCTGCTCACCCTGGCGGTCGTCGACGACCTGCTCGCGATCGTGGTGATCGCCGCGTTCTACAGCGACCAGGTGGCGTTCGGCTGGCTGGCCGCGTCGTTCGCGTGCGTCGCGGTGTTCGCGCTCGTCCTGCGCCGCGGCTGGACGTCGCCCTGGCTTCTGCTGCCGCTGGCGCTGGCGGCCTGGGCCTTCATGCACACCTCGGGGGTGCACGCGACGATCGCCGGCGTGCTGCTCGGCTTCGCGGTGCCCGCCTCGCCGGGGTCGACCCAGCGCGCGCTCCGGCTGCCTGCACCGCCCGAGGACTCGCTCGCCGAGCGGTTCGAGCACCGCTGGCGCCCGGTGTCGGCCGGCTTCGCCGTCCCGGTGTTCGCGCTGTTCGCCGCCGGGGTGCCGCTCTCGGCGACCGTGGTCGGCGAGACGTTCACCGACCCGGCCGCCCAGGGGGTGGCTCTCGGGCTCGTGCTCGGCAAGCCGCTCGGCATCGTGGCGGCGACCTGGCTCGTCGCGACGTTCACCCGGGCGACCCTCGCCGGCGGTCTCGGCTGGGGTGACGTGCTGGGCGTCGGCCTGCTCGGCGGCATCGGATTCACCGTGTCCCTGCTGGTCGGCGAGCTGGCCTTCGGGTCCGGGACGACCCACGAGCACGTCGTGGTGGCGATCCTCTTCTCCTCGGCGGCGGCCGCCGCTGCGGGGTCCGTGGCGCTCGCCGCACGCGGTCGGCGGCACGCCCGGGCGACGAGCCCGGGTGACTTGTCCGCCGCGGACGGATAG